The Streptomyces sp. 11x1 genomic sequence GTCCTGGACGCCTCCGCCGAACGCATCGGCCGCATGCTGACCGCCGAGCGGCGCCTCGCCGCGGACGCGTCCCACCAGCTGCGCACACCGCTGACCGCGCTGTCGATGCGGTTGGAGGAGATCACCCTCACCGACGACATCGACACGGTGAAGGAGGAGGCGCACATCGCGCTCACCCAGGTCGAGCGGCTCACGGACGTCGTGGAGCGGCTCCTGACCAACTCCCGCGACCCCCGCAACGGCTCCGCCGTCTCCTTCGAACTCGACGAGGTCATCAAGCAGCAGCTGGAGGAGTGGCGGCCGGCCTACCGCAGCGCCGGGCGGGCCGTCGTCAGCTCCGGCAAGCGGCACCTCCAGGCCGTGGGCACGCCCGGCGCGGTCGCGCAGGTGCTGGCCGCGCTGATCGAGAACTCGCTGATGCACGGGGGCGGCACGGTCGCGCTGCGCACCCGCGTCACCGGGAACCAGGCGGTGATCGAGGTCACCGACGAGGGGCCCGGCGTACCGGCCGACCTCGGCGCGCGGATCTTCGAGCGGGCGATCAGCGGGCGCAACTCGACGGGCATCGGGCTGGCCGTCGCACGCGACCTCGCCGAGGCCGACGGCGGCCGCCTGGAGATGCTCCAGGCGCAGCCGCCGGTGTTCGGACTGTTCCTGTCGCGCACGCCGGTGCGCACGCCTGCCGGCGAGCACCGGCCGGTCAGGTAGACCGACGGGCACTCGGGCACTCGGGCACTCGGCGGCGGCGCCTCGGCACTCGGCGGCGGCACCCGGCGGTCGGTGCGAGGGTTCGCGGATGAGCCGCGGCCTTCCGGGCCGTAGCACGGGCGGCTGCCGGTCCGGTGGGGCTTCCGGGGCTTCCGGGGGCTTCTCGCGCAGTCCCCCGCGCCCCTGAAAAGCAGGGCGTGCCCCCCTCAGCGGCGTTTGCCCGTGACCGTCCGCGGGTGGGCGGATTCCGCTTCCAGGAACGATTCCGCGTCGGCCACCGTC encodes the following:
- a CDS encoding HAMP domain-containing histidine kinase → MRRRLIQSTLAVVLVVIAVFGVSLVIVETRTISNSAEERVESEAVQLTSIVDSRIIGDERITAEVLRDQVGDERYARIEIPGQSTIEIGEKPVGDVISHQATGEKDEVVTVEESRSAVSREVGRTLLIIAAVALLAVIAAVVLAVRQANRLASPLTDLAETAERLGSGDPRPRHKRYGVPELDRVADVLDASAERIGRMLTAERRLAADASHQLRTPLTALSMRLEEITLTDDIDTVKEEAHIALTQVERLTDVVERLLTNSRDPRNGSAVSFELDEVIKQQLEEWRPAYRSAGRAVVSSGKRHLQAVGTPGAVAQVLAALIENSLMHGGGTVALRTRVTGNQAVIEVTDEGPGVPADLGARIFERAISGRNSTGIGLAVARDLAEADGGRLEMLQAQPPVFGLFLSRTPVRTPAGEHRPVR